The Geminocystis sp. NIES-3708 genomic sequence ACTTATTTACCAATAAATTCCTCGTTCAGATAAACCTCTAGGATTATTAGCAGGAGCAGGTGACATGGGATAATTATTTTTAATAGCATAATGAGGTAATAATAATCGATTCCAACTTTCATTTTTTTTGACAAATTCCTGTTGACATTTTGCCGCTCTAATTTTTAAGTGATCTTCTGATGCAATATCTTCTTCATCCAATAAATTAAACTTTTCTATAAATATTTTTTCATATTTTTCAGGATCACTACCATAAACAAAACATACTAAATTAAATAGTCTTTTATCATGAGGAGTATGTTCATCCCAACTGGGACTTTTTTCGCTTATTTTGTATAATAGTTCATAGTATTCTGAAGAATCTAAAATTACTTCTCCCGCAAAATTTTGATCATGATTTCGATATAACATAACAGAGGCAAATTCATCGACAGTATCTTCTTCTTGCCCTACAGCATTTAGTGGTAGAATATCAATTAAAGCGTGTCCTAATTCATGATAAAAGGCAAAAATTGTTTCGTTAAGGGATTTTTCCATTGCTTTTTCTATAGGATATTGAGCATTTTCATGAAAAAGAACTAAATCATAAGCTGTATTTTCATAACAAATAATAATTTCTTTTTTTTCAGCATTCCAATAAGCA encodes the following:
- a CDS encoding DUF4344 domain-containing metallopeptidase, producing the protein MNKINKSSYFKLIISFLFTILFSSNFIFFKNNKNVFAKPIQSYTKQNFPKNNQGIGKFILKYEPTNSYEEIRQILVESKIFNQITDYLNNSGLIMRDNIAIVFQDCGDPNAYWNAEKKEIIICYENTAYDLVLFHENAQYPIEKAMEKSLNETIFAFYHELGHALIDILPLNAVGQEEDTVDEFASVMLYRNHDQNFAGEVILDSSEYYELLYKISEKSPSWDEHTPHDKRLFNLVCFVYGSDPEKYEKIFIEKFNLLDEEDIASEDHLKIRAAKCQQEFVKKNESWNRLLLPHYAIKNNYPMSPAPANNPRGLSERGIYW